CCTTAACAATGTTTTTTACGGTTATATTAAGGTAGAATGCTCTTTGATTTGGACTAAATATGGCTACCTATAACAACATCAGTGCTTTAATGAAATATGATATGGACttatttgaaagaaaatttTTATGAAAGATAAATACATTCTTTAGCACCAAGACTGATCCTACTGCAATTTGTGATCCAAATTCCGGATCTTTTAACACCTTTGCGTGTACACTTGCTCTAACTGTTGCAGTTGGATCCTGTAATAAAGATGTGTATAATAGTCATTTTTGTGTTGCATAAAGTGAAATGATCGAAACAGTACATAAGCCATATATTACCTTAATAGTTATTAACATGTCTCTTAAACCATTTGGTTGGCATTCTTTCACAACACAAGTAAGCAAGGGAAAAACAGAATGCTGCTTAATGTTAGCCAAAGAAGATATCTGCTCACAATCATGTCCATCAATTTGtccttaaaacaaaaaaatacaaaattagttGTTGCACACCAATAACTGTTAAACTGAAAATGATTGTCATAAACATTACCATGAAAGTGAAGAAAATGTTGTGCCCAATTCCATGGGTTGGAATCAAAATCACGCCTATGATTTTCGTCAGCTATATTGTTTATAAATTCTTGAGTGTTGACTGGTTCTTTGGATTTGCGATTAAGGATAACTGCTTGCACATTACCGGCTGGGCCTGGAATGAGACTTTTGTTGGTGTTACAACGACGCACGAAGCTTGCAAGGTCACTGGTGTCAATGTCAAGGTTTTCCCATTGCTCCATTGAAAGTGATATTGAACCCAGCAAAACTAAAGTATGACGAAATAGTGTTTCTTCTTTGTCTAAGAAACAACCATTCATACGGTGGTGCAGTGTTcaattttacatatttatagCATGGAAAATGTTGGTTGAACAACCGGTTATGTAATTGCTCGGGACCCTTTTACATATTTATAGCATTAATTTGAACAAGTTTTTTGACAGCatttaattgaagcaccttttATGAAAACATTAATTTGAACCACTTTAATTAATTATGACAACAGAACCCTTTATTATTCTGCCCCAATTGTCACTTCAGGCCAGTGGTAGGTGAGTTGCATTAATGGAACTCCTTTCCCACAAGTAGCACCATTTTGGTGGCTTTATTGTGTATAACACCTACCAACTTCCATTCTCATCTTCCAGTAGCAACATTTGGCCTCTTGCAGcgtgaaaaattaatttttctgaAGTGCTGTTGAAGGTGGCACCCACAGCTATTAATACATTCAGTTTCCATTGACCTCCTTCATTCCATGTACTCCAATGACTGCAGGACCCACAGGTTAGGGCACATATTTAATACACATGCATTCCTATTACAGTTATACAGAATGTTTGGGCATTGTAAttaaagttttcattttttggATGGACTTCATACATGAACCTTCATTTTTTTATGCCAAAACATGCAATATTTGGACATTTCACTTGTACAAGGAAAAAAAACTGTAGTTCTCATTCTATTTccaaaaagtataatttttgaACAATGTGttctttttatcaataatatgtAAAATGTCATGACAATGTGCAATATGGTTGCATGAGCTGTGTTAAACCTCTTAAATGTGTAATTTTTTGCACCAAATATTGTGGGACCTTATTACATATTTTAGTtccaaagttaaaaaaataacccTAGTTTTGATACAAATTTGGACATATTGCAGCTTTGGATAGACATGGATAATATTTCTCTTGATGACATTTCCTTGTTTGAAGACGGTCAACCTTCACAACAAATTGATAACATAGGTCCTGATGTTAATGATGTTAGTGAAATAGTTCCTACCGTTGGCATGTCATTTAACAATGCAGATGCTGTTAAAAATTTCTATAGAGAATATGCCATCAGAAAAGGTTTTGGAATTAGAACAAGAAGTTCAAAGAGAGGAAAAGACAAAGAATTAAGATATTTCATGTTGGTTTGTGCAAGAGCAGGTAAATATACGTCAACCATTCCCACAGAAGTGAACACCCTTCCAACTCAGAAGCATGAATGTCCAGCTCGTATTACTGTTGGCATCAAAGACAATAAGTGGTATATCATGTCAGTGCACGAAGAACATTCACACGACATGAGCCCAACCAAGTCTAGGTTGTTTAGAGGAAATAGAAGAATAAGTTTACACGCAAAAAGAGTGGTTGATATAAATAACGACGCTGGAGTTCGGATAAATAAGACTTTTCGATCTTTTGTTTCTGCAGCGAGTGGGTATGAGAATATGGAATTTGTTGAACGAGATGTCCGTAACTATGTTGCCAAAAGTAGAAGAGCGTTGGGGAAGGAAGGAGATGGCAAAGCACTCTTAAACCATTTTTATCATATGAGGGAACTTAACCCCCAATTTTACTTTGACATTGATTTAGATGATGATAATCGCATACATCATGTATTTTGGGCAGATGCAAGAAGTCGTGCAGCATGGGATAGTTTTGGAgatgttttctgttttgataCGACATATTTGACGAATAAGTATGATATGCCATTTGCACCATTTGTCGGTGTTAATCACCACGGGCAGTCAATTTTGTTAGGATGTGGACTCCTTTCTTCAGAAGACACCGAAGCATTCGTGTGGTTATTTCAAAGTTGGCTTCGTTGTATGTCACACAAACCACCCCAAGGCATTGTCACAGATCAATGTAGGGCAATGAAAAATGTTGTTGAAGTTGTCTTTCCCAATGCGCGACACAGGTGGTGCTTATGGCACATAATGAAGAAAATACCCGAAAAACTTCAAGGATATACGCAATATAAAGATATGAAACGTGTTTTAAAAAGTGTAGTGTATGAGTCGACAAATGTTGATGTTTTTATGTCCTCGTGGGGGAATTTCATAAGTGAGTATGACTTATGCAACAATGATTGGTTGAACACGTTATTTGAAGAACGGGCACGGTGGGTTCCTTGTTACCTTAAAGGGTTTTTCTGGGCAGGCATGTCCACAACACAACGAAGTGAGAGCATGAATGCATTTTTCGATGGGTATATTAATTCGATGACATGTCTCCAACAATTTGTGCACCAATATGATAATGCATTGCAACATAAGGCAGAATTGGAGTGTGAAGCCGACTTTGCTTCTCTCAACAAAGTTATTCCTTGTAGCTCACAATCAGCCATTGAAAGACAGTTTCAAGCAGAATACACCCATGCAAAATTCAACGAAGTCCAAGCTGAATTTAGAGGGAAGATGAATTGTgctgttaataatttttttgttgacGGACATACTTGTCGATTCAATGTTATGGAAGAGTCATTCCGGGATGGCCGAACAAACCACTCAAATTGGGTAGTGTTATTTGACCGCGAAAACCTTGATGTTTGTTGCACATgtttattatttgaatttagggGGATCTTGTGTCGACATTGCTTGGTTGTCCTTGCACAAGAAAAAGTGATAAAAGTGCCGACTAAGTATATTTTGACCAGGTGGAGTAAAAATGTTCACCGCAAGCACATATATATAAGAGCTTCATATGGGAGCAAGGACAAAGATCCACAAGTTCAACAATATGATGGGTTGTGTAAGAAATTCTATGATATAGCTGAAAGTGCTAGTGGGACAACTGATACAACAGAACTTTTGCACAAGCATCTTGATGATTTTGTCGTCATACATGTTCAACCAACACACCCTAATTGGACAACAAAGAAAAATGTTGGTCAGCCAAGCGGGCGTGATGTTAATGAACAACCAATGTCACCTATTCGTACAAGTTTGAATAACCCGGTGAATGAAGTGCGTAGCCCCATAATTGTCAAACGAAAGGGAAGACCACGCTCAACACGAAAGAAATCATGCTCTGAAAAGGGCGGAAAACAGAAAAAATCTTGTATGGCATGCCAAATTCCTATTGATCGCACTACGGTTAGTGAAATGCATAACATATTTGACCTTGAACTTAATTTCCATTTCTTATAACAATTGTTATCCTTATAACTAtgcaaaacattttttaaattgaactaAGTTGTACTTGCTATAGGCCACAGACGAGGCTGCAAATTCAGAAGTTATGTGTTCTAGGGTCATGGCTGAAAGTGAAGTGAACCTAAATACACTGAATGACATACGTTATTCAAATCAGGGGGTATGTACAAAATGTGAATGTTGTTGAAGAACTGAACTCTTGCATATGAAGTATATCTCTGAATAATATGTACAAACAAGTAATGCTATTCTATCCATTGTCAGGTCTCAAACAGTCCTTCTATTGGATTTGTTTCGCTATTGACATCATTACATAGTAATTTGAATATTTGACACCACTAAAGTGCAGGTCAGGTCATTCGGTTAATTCTACTATAACTTATTCGAATTTGTTATTcagttaattttttatacatgAAGATGTTTTGAAGTCATGTTTGTTATTCAGTTGCAGGTGCAAAACAAGGCACTCAGTCAATTTTTGATGGATGTGAACAATGTATTAAGGATGAAGTTTATTAATCACACATGTACATGTACAATTTTGTTATGTAATCTTGAACAATTGTGGTACATGTTCAGGCACCCACATGCAATCACTGGTTGTATATTTGTATAAAAGAGTTTTGACCGTATTAAAAATTGATTCTTAATCGATCAATGATGTGCGTAGTGTTAGCAGTCATGCATTTTCCCTCAATGCTTGCACTATTTGTTGAACTGCAAAAAACATTATTGAGCGAAAACGGGTC
The sequence above is a segment of the Phaseolus vulgaris cultivar G19833 chromosome 2, P. vulgaris v2.0, whole genome shotgun sequence genome. Coding sequences within it:
- the LOC137809255 gene encoding uncharacterized protein → MEQWENLDIDTSDLASFVRRCNTNKSLIPGPAGNVQAVILNRKSKEPVNTQEFINNIADENHRRDFDSNPWNWAQHFLHFHGQIDGHDCEQISSLANIKQHSVFPLLTCVVKECQPNGLRDMLITIKDPTATVRASVHAKVLKDPEFGSQIAVGSVLVAIFSPNQRAFYLNITVKNIVKVFKFDICPPSGEEVRSCHPVIRDPPTLDAKQLELLNKMEEDRIRSSKMV
- the LOC137809256 gene encoding protein FAR-RED IMPAIRED RESPONSE 1-like; protein product: MDNISLDDISLFEDGQPSQQIDNIGPDVNDVSEIVPTVGMSFNNADAVKNFYREYAIRKGFGIRTRSSKRGKDKELRYFMLVCARAGKYTSTIPTEVNTLPTQKHECPARITVGIKDNKWYIMSVHEEHSHDMSPTKSRLFRGNRRISLHAKRVVDINNDAGVRINKTFRSFVSAASGYENMEFVERDVRNYVAKSRRALGKEGDGKALLNHFYHMRELNPQFYFDIDLDDDNRIHHVFWADARSRAAWDSFGDVFCFDTTYLTNKYDMPFAPFVGVNHHGQSILLGCGLLSSEDTEAFVWLFQSWLRCMSHKPPQGIVTDQCRAMKNVVEVVFPNARHRWCLWHIMKKIPEKLQGYTQYKDMKRVLKSVVYESTNVDVFMSSWGNFISEYDLCNNDWLNTLFEERARWVPCYLKGFFWAGMSTTQRSESMNAFFDGYINSMTCLQQFVHQYDNALQHKAELECEADFASLNKVIPCSSQSAIERQFQAEYTHAKFNEVQAEFRGKMNCAVNNFFVDGHTCRFNVMEESFRDGRTNHSNWVVLFDRENLDVCCTCLLFEFRGILCRHCLVVLAQEKVIKVPTKYILTRWSKNVHRKHIYIRASYGSKDKDPQVQQYDGLCKKFYDIAESASGTTDTTELLHKHLDDFVVIHVQPTHPNWTTKKNVGQPSGRDVNEQPMSPIRTSLNNPVNEVRSPIIVKRKGRPRSTRKKSCSEKGGKQKKSCMACQIPIDRTTATDEAANSEVMCSRVMAESEVNLNTLNDIRYSNQGVSNSPSIGFVSLLTSLHSNLNI